Proteins from one Mesotoga infera genomic window:
- a CDS encoding carbohydrate ABC transporter permease has product MPKRIRQRYNPREVAVAFICLAPALFLATVFVVIPLINVVYLSFTNWDLLRATKKFIGFSNYQYIFKDEKFLKSMLNTLYFAAVKIPLDLVVSLFIATLLDRKVFARRFLRASYFAPVVLPMVAASLIWIWIYDPSLGPLNQILGLFGVKPIRWLYDPEWAMPSVIFFALWKGLGYDIVIFLAGLQAIPETYAEAAKIDGASERKIFFKITLPLLSPVIYFVILMGIINSFKIFTPVSVMTPTGGPLYSTGVMVFYIYQQAFQNYRIGRASAAAVILFLMILSLTWVQRKASSKKVIYE; this is encoded by the coding sequence GTCTTCGTCGTTATACCTCTGATCAATGTCGTATATCTCAGCTTCACCAACTGGGACCTGCTCAGAGCGACCAAGAAGTTCATCGGGTTCTCCAATTACCAGTACATATTCAAGGATGAGAAATTCCTGAAATCCATGCTGAACACCCTTTATTTTGCGGCTGTAAAGATTCCCCTCGATCTGGTCGTATCGCTTTTCATCGCTACGCTTCTGGACAGGAAGGTCTTCGCCCGCAGGTTTCTGAGAGCCTCGTATTTCGCTCCGGTGGTTCTCCCCATGGTGGCGGCCTCTCTCATATGGATATGGATTTACGATCCATCTCTCGGACCGCTTAACCAGATACTGGGGCTCTTTGGAGTCAAACCTATCCGGTGGCTGTACGATCCCGAGTGGGCGATGCCCTCGGTCATCTTCTTCGCCCTGTGGAAGGGGCTCGGCTACGATATTGTGATATTCCTGGCCGGTCTTCAGGCGATCCCCGAAACTTACGCCGAGGCCGCCAAAATAGATGGTGCCAGCGAGAGGAAGATATTTTTTAAAATCACCCTGCCCCTTCTTTCCCCGGTGATTTATTTCGTCATACTCATGGGAATTATAAACTCCTTCAAGATATTTACGCCGGTTTCGGTGATGACGCCGACCGGTGGACCCCTTTACAGCACCGGCGTGATGGTCTTCTACATTTATCAACAGGCCTTCCAGAATTACAGAATTGGCAGAGCTTCGGCGGCTGCTGTGATACTGTTCCTGATGATCCTTTCGCTCACATGGGTTCAGAGAAAGGCCAGTAGCAAGAAGGTGATCTACGAATGA